The Kosakonia sp. SMBL-WEM22 sequence ATGCCAACGGAAAACTGGCGATCAAGGCGCTGCCGCGGCCTGATTTTAGCACCCAGGCCGGGCGGCAACCGCAAAGCGAGCGGGAGATATGGCTGGCAGAGAAATTCAGTACGCTGCTCAAGGTTGAGAACATCAGCATCGACAGCAGCTTCTTCGCCATGGGCGGCCACTCCCTGCTGGCGGCGCGGTTGATTACGCAGATTGACCGCGAGCTGCAGGTGAAGCTAACCATCCGCGATCTCTTTGAGTCGCCGACGGTTGCGATGCTGGCGCAGCGGCTGGAGGGTAACCGCAGCAGCAGCATGCTGGATGTGATGCTGCCGCTGCAACCGCTGGGCGATAAACCAGCGCTGTTCTGTATGCCTCCTGGCGGCGGCCTGAGCTGGTCATACTCCGGGCTTATCAGCTACCTTGGCGAGCGGCAACCGATCTACGGCCTTCAGGCGGTCAGGATCAGTACAGGAGAGGCAACGGCCTCGGTTCAGGAACTGGCGAAAATCTATCTGGCGGAGATCTACAAAGTCCAGCCAGAAGGGCCTTACGCCCTGCTCGGCTGGTCGTTTGGCTGCCATCTGGCCCATGAGGTCGCCACGCTGTTACAGAAAGCGGGGCATGTGGTCAGCACGCTGGTGCTGGTGGATGGCTATCCGCTCGGGGAGCGTTATAGCGAGACGGTACTTAGCGACGAAGAGGGCCTGAAGGTGCTATTCGAAGCGCTTGTCGGTGCCGTTCCGCAAGACAACGCGTTGCTCTCCGTTGAGGAGCTACGTCGTGAGTTGCAGGTGATTGAACACCCTCTCGCTCACGTGGAACCGGTGATTTTCGAGCGCATTTTCGCCGAACTCCGCGATGCACCGGTGCTTCTGGCAGATATGTCGCCGGGGCGCTATCGCGGTGATATGCTCTTCTTCAAAGCGACACAGCGCGATGCGGGTACCGAGGATTTCGACCCGCTGCTCTGGGCAAACTATATTGATGGCAATATCATCGTCCACACGGTGCCGAGCACGCATAACGGTATGTTCAGCCCGAAGGCGTTGAAAACTATCGGCCCGATTACTCAGCGCTGGCTTAAGAGCCACTGAGCGGATTGAGCATTATGTTGATGAAAACCGCCGTAATGGCGGTTTTTTTTACCTGTTGATAAGTAGCGAAATGTTGACTCCACTTACCCATTACGCACTGCCGCCTTTTATCTCATATCTTGAGATGGGCGCGATGAAGGCCGTACCACAACTCACCTACTGCCAGATCCGTTTTGATCGCCACGCCTGGCGGGACGACCTGTTTGCTCACTACGCGATCCCGTTTCCTCCGCGTCTGCATACGGCGGGTGTAAAGCGTCGGGCAGAGTACCTGGCCGCGCGCTACGGCGCAAAGCTGCTGCTTGCGCACCACGGCTGTGAGGCCAGCGTTGGCGCAGCGGCGGATCGTGCGCCCGTCTGGCCTGCGGGCTGGTGCGGCAGCCTTTCCCATACCGATGACCGGGCGATAGCCATTATCGCGCGCAGCGGTGCAGGCCTGGCGCCGGGGATTGATATTGAAATGCTGGCACCCGAAACGATGCGCGAAACCGCCGATATGTTCACCTCGGCGCAAGAGCAGGCGCTAATCGCGGCCTGCCCTTTGCCTTATGAGACTGGGCTACTGCTCGCCTTCTCTGTCAAAGAGAGCCTGTTCAAAGCCCTTTATCCCGAAGTGCAGCGCTTCTTTGATTTCGATGCCGCGCGGGTTTGCCAGATTGATACCGCAACCCAACGCATTACCCTTGAACTGACGCAAACCCTGACGGCGGGAAGAACTCAGGGGAACCAGCTAACGGGTTACTACTCTCTCGCAGAGGATCACCTCATCACGCTAATTGTCTGAGAGATAACTCCCGGTCGTTGCTCCTTGTGGGCAGCAGTGAAAGTTAAAAGCGGCTCTTTTTTAGCCCGAGCGAAAAAAGCGTTAACTTAATGGCCGGTACGCTGAGGATAAAGAGCACCAACAGAATGACAACCTGGTACACATTCAGCGCCAGCAGCCAGCCGCATGTCAGCGCCACACCGATGCCGGAGTCCGCCTGATCGAAAAAGATAAACAGCCACCGACCGCGTGCTGGTAGCGTCCCTGGCGCAATCCCCAGCGCCCGTTTCAGCGCCGAGTTTGGCAGCTCGCCAAGCATATATCCAAGCCCCGTCGCCGCCCCCAGCAGCCAGGCGTCACCCGCCACGTTTGCCAGGCAGAGTGGCGCCACCAGCATGCTAATAAGCGGTACCACCACGACGCCTCGCCAGGTCTTGTTGCGCCCAAACAGCCGCGCGTTGAGCGGAACCGCAAGCCAGGGGAGCGCGTTGTAGGTCACCAACGCCATATGCACGCAACCGGCAATAAACACCGGCAGCAGCAGTTGCCAGAGCGACCACAGGGAGAGGTTATCCATGCACACCTCCCAGATGCAGCGCGCCAAACAGTGCCGCGCCGCTAAGGCAGAGGGGAACAAGGATCATCAGTGAGGAAAACTTATGGAAGGGGCGATCGAGAAGCATCGCCAGACTAAATAGCGTCAATACCACACTCAACAGCAAGGCGCAGAGCAGAGGCGGCAAAAAGAGTGCCAGCAGCGACCAGCCGCTAAGAATAAACAGGCTCCAGAAGACCGGCATGCCGAGATAAGCCAGGGTGGCATGGTGAGTGATATTTCCGCTTTCGTTAAAGCGGGAGAGCCGAAGCGCGCCGCATATCACCATCAGGGCAAGAAAAAACGCGCCGCCACCGCGATAGCCGCTGAGATAAAAAATCAGCGCGGGAGCCACCAGGTAGAGCAGCAGATCGCAAAAACCGTCAAGATAGCGGCC is a genomic window containing:
- a CDS encoding CDP-archaeol synthase, whose translation is MDNLSLWSLWQLLLPVFIAGCVHMALVTYNALPWLAVPLNARLFGRNKTWRGVVVVPLISMLVAPLCLANVAGDAWLLGAATGLGYMLGELPNSALKRALGIAPGTLPARGRWLFIFFDQADSGIGVALTCGWLLALNVYQVVILLVLFILSVPAIKLTLFSLGLKKSRF
- a CDS encoding 4'-phosphopantetheinyl transferase superfamily protein, with product MLTPLTHYALPPFISYLEMGAMKAVPQLTYCQIRFDRHAWRDDLFAHYAIPFPPRLHTAGVKRRAEYLAARYGAKLLLAHHGCEASVGAAADRAPVWPAGWCGSLSHTDDRAIAIIARSGAGLAPGIDIEMLAPETMRETADMFTSAQEQALIAACPLPYETGLLLAFSVKESLFKALYPEVQRFFDFDAARVCQIDTATQRITLELTQTLTAGRTQGNQLTGYYSLAEDHLITLIV
- a CDS encoding CDP-alcohol phosphatidyltransferase family protein; the protein is MRYPFICRLSLPDCLTLMGMVIALGGLCAALSGAIWLSISLLYLAMLADALDGKLARHLDCERAFGRYLDGFCDLLLYLVAPALIFYLSGYRGGGAFFLALMVICGALRLSRFNESGNITHHATLAYLGMPVFWSLFILSGWSLLALFLPPLLCALLLSVVLTLFSLAMLLDRPFHKFSSLMILVPLCLSGAALFGALHLGGVHG